The Pelagovum sp. HNIBRBA483 sequence CCACTTTGATGATCCGGCCGCGCGGGCCAGAGCCTTTCATCGACGCAAGATCAAGGCCCTTTTGAGCAGCGATCCGACGTGCCAGCGGAGAGGCAAAGACCCGCTCTCCGTCCGCCGAGACCGGCGCGGCGGGTGCAGGAGACGCAGCAGGTGCGCTTACTGCGGCTTCGGTTTGGGGTGCCGGTTCAGCGGGCGTTTCTGGTGCGGTGGGAGCCGCCGTTGCTGACCCGATATCATCAGCGCTTTCGCCGTCTTCGAGAAGTACAGCGATGACGGTGTTAACTTTGACGTTTTCGGTGCCCTCTGGGATCATGATCTTACCGACGACACCCTCATCGACGGCTTCAAATTCCATCGTGGCTTTGTCGGTTTCGATCTCGGCAATCAGGTCGCCAGAGGAGATGGTATCTCCTTCCTTTACGAGCCATTTTGCCAGAGTGCCTTCCTCCATCGTCGGAGAAAGAGCGGGCATCAGAATTTCTGTTGGCATCTCCGGTTCTCCTTAGCGGTAGGTCACTTGTTTGACGGCAGCGATGACCTCGTCCGTAGTGACGAGCGCATGTTTTTCGAGGTTAGCGGCATAGGGCATCGGTACATCCTTGCCGGTGCAGTTCAGGACCGGCGCATCGAGGTAATCGAATGCGTTGGTCATGATGTAAGCCGACAGATGGTTGCCGATGGAGCCGACGGGCCAGCCTTCCTCGACGGTAACGACGCGGTTTGTCTTCATCACGGAGGCGATGATCGTGTCGTAGTCGATCGGACGCAGGGTGCGCAGGTCGATGACCTCGGCGTTAATGCCTTCTTCGGCCAGTTTTTCTGCGGCCTCAAGCGCGTAGGTCATGCCGATGCCAAACGAAATGATTGTGACATCCTCGCCTGCGCGCGCGATGCGGGCCTTTCCGAACGGAACGGTGAAATCATCGAGAACCGGAACGTCGAAGCTCTTGCCGTAGAGGATTTCATTTTCGAGAAAGATTACAGGGTTCGGGTCACGAATGGCGGATTTCATCAGGCCTTTGTAATCGGCAGCTGTGTAAGGCATGACGACCTTGAGGCCGGGGATTTGGGCATACCACGCGGCATAATCCTGGCTGTGCTGCGCGCCGACGCGCGCTGCGGCACCGTTCGGGCCACGGAACACCATCGGCGCCCCCATCTGACCACCGGACATGTAGAGCGTTTTGGCGGCCGAGTTGATGATGTGGTCAATCGCCTGCATGGCGAAGTTGAATGTCATGAACTCGACAATTGGCTTCAAGCCGCCAAAGGACGCCCCAACAGCGATACCGGCAAAGCCGTGTTCGGTAATCGGTGTGTCGATAACGCGCTTGGAGCCGAACTCATCAAGCAATCCTTGTGAGATCTTATACGCGCCCTGATATTCGGCGACTTCCTCGCCCATCAGGTAGACGTCCTCGTCGCGGCGCATTTCTTCGGCCATTGCGTCGCGCAGCGCTTCGCGGACGGTTTGGGTTTTCATTTCCGTGCCTTCGGGCCAGTCGGGGCTTGTGTCTGGGCTTGGCGCGGCAGGAGCGGCTGCGACCTTCGCTGGCGCG is a genomic window containing:
- a CDS encoding pyruvate dehydrogenase complex E1 component subunit beta, which encodes MATEILMPALSPTMEEGTLAKWLVKEGDTISSGDIIAEIETDKATMEFEAVDEGVVGKILISEGTEGVKVNTPIAVLVEEGEDVPAETSSAPAAPASEPTPAAEEPAPAKVAAAPAAPSPDTSPDWPEGTEMKTQTVREALRDAMAEEMRRDEDVYLMGEEVAEYQGAYKISQGLLDEFGSKRVIDTPITEHGFAGIAVGASFGGLKPIVEFMTFNFAMQAIDHIINSAAKTLYMSGGQMGAPMVFRGPNGAAARVGAQHSQDYAAWYAQIPGLKVVMPYTAADYKGLMKSAIRDPNPVIFLENEILYGKSFDVPVLDDFTVPFGKARIARAGEDVTIISFGIGMTYALEAAEKLAEEGINAEVIDLRTLRPIDYDTIIASVMKTNRVVTVEEGWPVGSIGNHLSAYIMTNAFDYLDAPVLNCTGKDVPMPYAANLEKHALVTTDEVIAAVKQVTYR